A window of the Lates calcarifer isolate ASB-BC8 linkage group LG18, TLL_Latcal_v3, whole genome shotgun sequence genome harbors these coding sequences:
- the LOC108888365 gene encoding angiopoietin-related protein 5, translated as MKSLVGYCVLILAFLLSCTEQAEKQQRAVSPQGTDCTQIKALSPRASSGVYVIKPPGVKTPFKVYCEMRADGGWMVFQRRSGGAVSFNRKWAAYKNGFGDLTQDHWLGLKKVYSVTKNKTKNWIMRVDLLDHEDVSAFAEYKNFRLENEKAAFKLHVGKYSGNAGDAIRGTFPGIDQNGFGFSTIDRDNDGCSPCIFGDIAENQCASSEGGGWWYSRCGSASLNGDWHPAGNHIGWASGLYWHSWKTTAPYSVKASRIMIKSA; from the exons ATGAAGAGTCTGGTTGGATATTGTGTGCTCATCTTGGCATTTCTCTTGAGCTGCACAGAACAGGctgag aaacagcagagagcagtttCTCCTCAAG GAACAGACTGCACACAGATTAAGGCTCTCTCACCACGAGCATCCAGTGGGGTTTATGTAATCAAGCCTCCCGGAGTCAAGACACCGTTCAAG GTGTACTGTGAGATGAGGGCAGACGGAGGCTGGATGGTGTTTCAGAGGCGCAGTGGAGGAGCGGTTTCCTTCAACAGGAAATGGGCAGCATATAAAAATGGTTTTGGAGACCTGACAC AGGACCACTGGCTTGGTCTGAAGAAGGTTTACTCTGTTACCAAGAATAAGACCAAGAACTGGATCATGAGGGTGGACTTGTTGGACCATGAAGACGTCAGTGCTTTCGCTGAGTACAAAAACTTTAGACTGGAAAATGAGAAAGCAGCTTTCAAACTGCATGTTGGGAAATACAGCGGAAATGCAG GTGATGCCATCCGTGGTACCTTTCCAGGCATTGACCAGAACGGGTTCGGTTTCAGCACTATTGACCGTGACAACGACGGCTGCTCCCCATGCATCTTTGGAGACATTGCTGAAAATCAGTGTGCCTCTTCAGAGGGTGGTGGTTGGTGGTACAGTCGCTGTGGCTCTGCCAGTCTAAATGGTGACTGGCATCCTGCTGGTAACCACATCGGTTGGGCATCTGGCCTTTACTGGCACAGCTGGAAAACTACTGCACCTTACTCAGTCAAGGCCAGCAGGATCATGATCAAGTCTGCATGA
- the LOC108888338 gene encoding LOW QUALITY PROTEIN: NACHT, LRR and PYD domains-containing protein 3-like (The sequence of the model RefSeq protein was modified relative to this genomic sequence to represent the inferred CDS: deleted 1 base in 1 codon), protein MAHVPVLLLDTLEELVDKELRTFQWFLYSNVLEGFPHIPKSRVDGVDRPGIVDHLVQTYGYDDAVSVTVDILTRMKLKLWAEKLKKKYDEVPSNQIGKEINHHAIQDKLKSTLREKYQNFYEGNADEGDTVYLNKIYTELHVIEGAWGTFSEEHEVRQQRCSHVSTEETSIKVSNIFKPKPDQEKRIRTVLTQGIPGVGKTVCVRKFTLSWAEGEENQDIAFLFPLPFRELNPNIDEKDYSLMQLLHQFFPEMKPLEALGTECKVLFIFDGLDETLLPLNFKHNKVLRDETEPASLDVLITNLITGDLLGNALIWITSRPAAISRIPRKHIHQWTEVKGFAGEQREEYFKRHVHDDNLAIRIISHVKSSRSLYIMCQIPVFCWITVTVMKKMLRDNLTGGMPNTLTEMYVYLLLCQTDRMIEGHYPMGSDNVVLKLAELAYRQLEKGKLIFYEADLKECGMDVKEATIYSGVCTEVFVMEGRRRREVFSFVHLTVQEFLAAVYAHHSYMQRKDNVILGYLKRMSTRWLPKSVFNFHKTAIEKASESKDGRWDLFLRFLLGLSLKSNQELLGRILHLEMDGEEDVARTIQFIKERIKEEPEAKLNLFHCLSELKEESVVREIQSFVSSGNLAAKKLSPVQWSALTFELMTSEATEEEFDLKKYIRSEEGVVKLLPVITSSTRALLNRCNLTENCCELLASALSSTSSHLTELDLSDNSLKDSGVKLLSDGLGSPHSKLKRLRLHKCNLEGDCCEVLAGALSTESTQLIELDLSANDFQKTGIKALCMGLCSHHCKLKTLRPLTDKHEILICRLNQCKLKDNCCEDLASVLRSGTSNLKNLDLSNNSLKDSGVYLLTAGLKSPHCRLETLRLSWCGLTQKCCNHIGSALSSESSHLRELDLGGNNLQGPGIQLLCAGLSSPHCKLETLRLNEGNLQKCCADFVSVLDSDTSYLKELDLSGNDLQDSEVKRLSAGLASPHCKLETLRLMFCGVTEEGCTYLASALNSNPSYLRQLDLSYNYLQDSGVRLISVHLDNPLSKLEKLSVDHNAECYLTSTLKNYACTLTFDVNTAAKSLFLYDGGKQVTWVRERQQYPDHPERFESVSQVLCHQNLTQRHYWEVEWRGRWVDVAVTMRGIRRRASSHLCGFGYTDQSWSLYCSEDHYRAQHDHQSVEIPAPLSRSHRVGVYLDWPGGILSFYSVSSGTLSHLHTFYSTFNEPLYAGFGMEEDDCSVIICTEEDTPHLTSHSASAERIQEF, encoded by the exons ATGGCGCATGTCCCAGTGCTGCTGTTGGATACTTTAGAGGAGCTGGTTGACAAAGAGCTTAGGACCTTCCAGTGGTTTCTTTACAGTAATGTTCTTGAAGGATTCCCTCACATTCCAAAGTCTCGGGTTGATGGAGTAGACAGGCCGGGCATCGTGGATCATTTGGTGCAGACCTATGGCTATGATGatgctgtttctgtcacagtggACATACTGACGAGGATGAAGCTAAAACTGTGggctgaaaaactaaaaaagaagTATGATGAAG TTCCCAGCAATCAAATAGGCAAAG AAATCAACCACCATGCAATCCAAGACAAGCTGAAATCCACCCTGAGGGAAAAGTACCAAAACTTTTATGAGGGAAATGCAGATGAAGGGGACACTGTCTACCTTAACAAAATCTACACTGAACTGCATGTGATTGAAGGAGCCTGGGGAACTTTCAGTGAGGAACATGAAGTCAGACAGCAGAGGTGCAGCCACGTGTCAACAGAGGAAACCTCAATTAAAGTTAGCAACATTTTCAAACCCAAGCCCGACCAAGAGAAGCGAATCAGAACTGTGCTTACCCAGGGTATCCCTGGTGTGGGTAAAACTGTCTGTGTACGGAAGTTTACCCTGAGCTGggcagaaggagaggaaaatcaGGACATCGCCTTCCTCTTCCCACTCCCTTTCCGTGAGCTTAATCCCAACATAGATGAGAAAGATTACAGTCTGATGCAGCTGCTCCATCAGTTCTTCCCTGAGATGAAACCTCTTGAGGCGCTGGGAACAGAATGCAAAGTcttgttcatctttgacggcctCGATGAGACTCTCCTGCCTTTGAACTTCAAGCACAACAAGGTCTTGAGAGATGAGACAGAGCCAGCTTCACTGGATGTGCTGATCACAAACCTCATCACGGGAGATCTGCTTGGGAACGCCCTCATCTGGATCACC TCCAGACCTGCAGCAATCAGCCGTATTCCTCGAAAACACATCCATCAGTGGACGGAAGTCAAGGGCTTTGCTGGTGAACAGAGGGAGGAGTATTTCAAGAGGCATGTGCATGATGATAACCTGGCCATTAGAATCATCAGCCATGTGAAGTCATCACGAAGCCTCTACATCATGTGTCAAATACCGGTTTTCTGCTGGATCACAGTCACTGTGATGAAGAAAATGTTGCGTGACAACTTGACAGGAGGCATGCCCAACACCCTGACCGAGATGTATGTGTATCTTCTTCTCTGCCAGACAGACAGGATGATAGAAGGACACTACCCAATGGGAAGTGACAATGTTGTTTTGAAGCTAGCAGAGCTGGCATACCGCCAACTAGAGAAGGGTAAGTTGATCTTTTACGAAGCTGACCTGAAAGAGTGTGGCATGGATGTCAAAGAGGCGACTATCTACTCAGGAGTTTGCACTGAGGTATTTGTGATGGAGGGCAGGAGGAGGCGAGAAGTTTTTAGCTTCGTACATTTGACagttcaggagtttctggcaGCTGTGTACGCCCATCACTCCTACATGCAAAGAAAGGATAATGTTATTCTTGGATACTTGAAAAGGATGTCTACAAGATGGCTCCCCAAGTCTGTATTCAATTTTCACAAAACGGCCATTGAAAAAGCTTCGGAGAGCAAGGATGGCCGCTGGGACCTCTTCCTTCGCTTTCTCCTGGGACTGTCGCTGAAGTCAAACCAGGAGCTCCTGGGTAGAATACTGCACttagagatggatggagaggaggatgtGGCAAGAACCATCCAGTTTATCAAGGAGAGGATCAAAGAGGAACCAGAGGCCAAACTCAACCTGTTCCACTGCCTTAGTGAGCTCAAAGAGGAGTCTGTGGTGCGGGAGATCCAGAGCTTTGTGAGTTCAGGGAACCTTGCAGCCAAAAAACTGTCTCCGGTTCAGTGGTCTGCACTCACATTTGAACTGATGACATCAGAGGCAACAGAGGAAGAGTTCGACTTGAAGAAGTACATAAGATCAGAAGAAGGAGTAGTGAAGCTGCTGCCTGTCATTACTTCCTCCACTCGTGCTCT GTTAAATCGCTGCAACCTCACTGAGAACTGCTGTGAACTCTTGGCCTCTGCACTGAGCTCAACCTCCTCTCATCTGACAGAGCTAGACCTGAGTGACAACAGCCTGAAGGATTCAGGGGTGAAGCTGCTTTCTGATGGATTAGGAAGTCCACATAGTAAATTGAAGAGGTTGAG attgCATAAGTGTAACCTGGAAGGAGACTGCTGTGAAGTACTGGCTGGTGCTCTCAGCACAGAGTCTACCCAACTCAtagaactggacctgagtgcTAATGACTTCCAGAAAACAGGAATAAAGGCTCTGTGTATGGGACTATGCAGCCATCActgcaaactgaaaacactaaGGCCTCTTACTGACAAACATGA AATACTTATCTGCAGGTTGAATCAGTGCAAGCTGAAAGACAATTGCTGTGAAGATTTGGCTTCAGTTTTAAGATCAGGCACATCTAACCTGAAAAATCTtgacctgagtaacaacagtCTGAAGGATTCTGGTGTATATCTGCTTACTGCTGGACTGAAGAGTCCACATTGTAGACTGGAAACCCTCAG GCTCAGCTGGTGTGGCCTCACACAGAAATGCTGCAATCATATTGGctcagctctcagctctgagTCTTCCCACCTCAGAGAGCTGGACCTGGGTGGAAACAACCTGCAGGGTCCAGGCAtacagctgctgtgtgctgGACTGAGTAGTCCACACTGTAAACTGGAGACATTGAG GTTAAATGAAGGCAATCTCCAGAAATGCTGCGCTGATTTTGTCTCAGTCCTTGACTCTGACACCTCTTACCTGAAAGAGCTTGATTTGAGTGGGAATGACCTGCAAGACTCAGAGGTGAAGCGGCTCTCTGCAGGACTAGCAAGTCCACACTGCAAACTGGAGACGTTAAG GCTGATGTTCTGCGGTGTCACTGAGGAAGGCTGCACTTATTTGGCTTCAGCGCTGAACTCCAACCCATCCTATCTGAGGCAACTGGACCTCAGCTACAACTACTTGCAGGACTCTGGAGTGAGGCTGATCTCTGTTCATCTGGATAACCCGCTGAGTAAACTAGAAAAACTCAG TGTGGACCATAATGCAGAGTGCTATTTGACATCAACACTGAAAAACT ATGCATGTACACTGACGTTTGACGTGAACACAGCTGCCAAGTCTCTCTTCCTGTACGACGGGGGAAAGCAGGTGACAtgggtcagagagagacagcagtaCCCAGATCATCCTGAGAGGTTTGAGAGTGTTTCCCAAGTGCTCTGTCACCAAAACCTCACCCAACGCCACtactgggaggtggagtggagagGACGCTGGGTGGATGTCGCCGTGACAATGAGGGGGATTCGTCGAAGGGCGAGCTCTCACCTCTGTGGGTTTGGCTACACAGACCAGTCCTGGAGTCTGTACTGCTCTGAGGATCACTACAGAGCTCAGCATGACCACCAGTCTGTGGAGATACCAGCACCTCTGTCTCGTTCCCACAGGGTCGGAGTCTATCTGGACTGGCCAGGTGGCATCCTGTCCTTCTACAGCGTCTCCTCTGGGACCCTGAGTCACCTTCACACATTCTACAGCACTTTCAATGAGCCCCTCTATGCCGGGTttgggatggaggaggatgactGCTCTGTAATTATTTGTACAGAGGAGGACACGCCACATCTCACTTCTCATTCAGCCAGTGCTGAAAGAATTCAAGAATTTTAA